The Lentzea guizhouensis genome contains a region encoding:
- a CDS encoding SpoIIE family protein phosphatase yields the protein MGRGAGSGRRAATRDAARHRALLPKARSRPATCSRAGTAAGGDWFDAITLPDGRLGLVVGDVVGHGLAASATMGQLRVVLSERLAATGDLHAAIASADAAARRIAGAAAATTCVAVLDPETGVVEYAAAGHPPPLVVSGDEARFLRSAGDQPLGVAELDPEVQHATLRPGDLLLLYTDGILERPGRTHAESTVELLRTAAGAAADCAVRGGVPCADLVCTQTVELLTGTTGHEDDITLLAAQLVPAPAEFHHRYPAAPASLPLVGTELAEWLGHLRVGTDDTDALRHAVVELATNAVEHAYAGSADEHEFAVSARLTTGGEVEVEVADTGRWREPVPSADRGLGLQITADMVDHFRVAHDDTGTTSVVRHLVSRPARLLTAADTGPATGGRPPRDRSLHVEAEPSATPRIRVSGPVDAHTAAHFEQAVHVAGATGTRSLTVDLGEVTHLAGAAVPVLHRLVSRHRHNSTELLLRAPVGTPADVVMTTVGIDHDTGRPGEDD from the coding sequence GTGGGCCGAGGCGCGGGGAGTGGTCGCCGCGCTGCAACGCGAGATGCTGCCCGCCACCGTGCGCTGCTGCCGAAGGCCAGGTCGCGGCCAGCTACCTGCTCGCGGGCGGGCACCGCGGCGGGCGGTGACTGGTTCGACGCCATCACGCTGCCCGACGGCAGGCTCGGCCTGGTGGTCGGCGACGTCGTCGGTCACGGCCTGGCCGCCTCGGCGACGATGGGACAGCTGCGGGTGGTGCTGTCCGAGCGCCTCGCCGCGACCGGTGACCTCCACGCGGCCATCGCCTCCGCCGACGCCGCGGCCCGCCGGATCGCCGGTGCCGCGGCGGCCACGACGTGCGTCGCCGTGCTGGACCCCGAGACCGGCGTGGTCGAGTACGCGGCCGCCGGCCACCCACCACCGCTGGTCGTCAGCGGGGACGAGGCGCGGTTCCTGCGCAGCGCGGGCGACCAGCCGCTCGGGGTGGCCGAGCTCGACCCCGAGGTCCAGCACGCGACGCTGCGACCGGGGGACCTGCTGCTGCTCTACACCGACGGCATCCTCGAACGACCTGGTCGCACGCACGCCGAGAGCACGGTGGAGCTCCTTCGGACCGCCGCCGGCGCGGCGGCGGACTGCGCGGTGCGCGGCGGGGTGCCGTGCGCGGACCTGGTCTGCACGCAGACCGTCGAGCTGCTCACCGGGACCACCGGGCACGAGGACGACATCACACTGCTGGCCGCCCAGCTCGTCCCGGCACCCGCCGAGTTCCACCACCGCTACCCGGCGGCACCGGCGTCGTTGCCGCTGGTCGGCACCGAGCTCGCCGAGTGGCTCGGCCACCTGCGCGTGGGCACCGACGACACCGACGCGCTGAGGCACGCCGTCGTGGAGCTCGCCACCAACGCCGTCGAGCACGCCTACGCCGGCTCGGCGGACGAGCACGAGTTCGCCGTCTCCGCCCGGCTCACCACCGGCGGCGAGGTGGAGGTCGAGGTGGCCGACACCGGCCGGTGGCGCGAGCCCGTCCCGTCGGCCGACCGTGGGCTCGGCCTGCAGATCACCGCCGACATGGTCGACCACTTCCGGGTGGCACACGACGACACCGGCACGACCTCGGTGGTGCGGCACCTGGTGAGCAGGCCGGCACGCCTGCTGACCGCGGCCGACACAGGCCCCGCGACCGGCGGGCGCCCCCCGCGGGACCGGTCGCTGCACGTCGAGGCGGAACCGTCCGCGACCCCGCGGATCCGGGTCAGCGGCCCGGTCGACGCGCACACCGCCGCCCACTTCGAACAGGCGGTGCACGTCGCCGGGGCGACCGGCACCCGGTCGCTCACCGTCGACCTGGGCGAGGTCACGCACCTGGCCGGCGCTGCGGTGCCGGTGCTGCACCGGCTCGTGAGCAGACATCGCCACAACAGCACCGAACTGCTGCTCCGCGCACCCGTCGGCACGCCCGCCGACGTGGTGATGACCACGGTCGGCATCGACCACGACACCGGTCGGCCGGGCGAGGACGACTGA
- a CDS encoding lycopene cyclase domain-containing protein: MRSQFEYLAVLGVCLLITLPLEWMGRGVYRRLPELVRAVVPVLVVLAVWDVIAILRGHWSFHPDRTTGVLLGGVLPIEELAFFVVIPTCAVLTYEAVRGRAGRWLPDG; the protein is encoded by the coding sequence ATGCGAAGCCAGTTCGAGTACCTCGCGGTGCTGGGCGTGTGCCTGCTCATCACGCTGCCGCTGGAGTGGATGGGCCGCGGGGTGTACCGCCGGCTCCCGGAGCTGGTGCGCGCGGTGGTGCCGGTGCTGGTCGTGCTCGCGGTGTGGGACGTGATCGCGATCCTGCGCGGGCACTGGAGCTTCCACCCGGACAGGACGACGGGCGTGCTGCTCGGCGGGGTGCTGCCGATCGAGGAGCTGGCCTTCTTCGTCGTCATCCCGACCTGCGCGGTGCTCACCTACGAGGCGGTGCGGGGACGGGCGGGCCGGTGGTTGCCCGATGGGTGA
- a CDS encoding lycopene cyclase domain-containing protein, which produces MGEEYLFAAVTAVVVVVLLELFVLRTGLFTRPAYWVTMAIVLAFQVPVDGWLTKLDAPIVLYADWAVSGVRIPWDIPVEDFLYGFAMVTAVLMMWERGRQAREQA; this is translated from the coding sequence ATGGGTGAGGAGTACCTGTTCGCCGCGGTCACGGCCGTCGTGGTCGTGGTGCTGCTGGAGTTGTTCGTGCTGAGGACGGGGTTGTTCACCCGGCCCGCGTACTGGGTGACGATGGCGATCGTGCTGGCCTTCCAGGTGCCGGTGGACGGGTGGCTGACCAAGCTCGACGCGCCGATCGTGCTGTACGCGGACTGGGCGGTCAGCGGGGTCAGGATCCCGTGGGACATCCCGGTGGAGGACTTCCTGTACGGCTTCGCGATGGTCACCGCCGTGCTGATGATGTGGGAACGGGGAAGGCAGGCACGTGAACAAGCTTGA
- a CDS encoding class I SAM-dependent methyltransferase — translation MNKLEVPGKFDWAARGYDLLVGLNPGYHQALRRSAGALRLRPGMRVLDLGCGTGASTAALVTAAPGVEIVAVDASAGMLARAQEKRWPGTVRFVHSRAEDVDEGTFDAVFAAYLVRNLPDPDSTLRHIGKLLKPGGRLVLHEYSVRDSLVSRAVWTALCGVIVPAGWAVTGDRSLYTYLWRSVNDFDGASALRDRLRRNGFTGVRSAPLPGLQLGVVHTFLGHAPEQEQR, via the coding sequence GTGAACAAGCTTGAGGTGCCGGGGAAGTTTGACTGGGCGGCCCGCGGGTACGACCTGCTGGTCGGGCTGAACCCCGGCTACCACCAGGCGTTGCGCCGCTCGGCCGGGGCGCTGCGGCTGCGGCCGGGGATGCGGGTGCTCGACCTCGGCTGCGGCACCGGCGCGTCGACCGCGGCACTGGTTACGGCGGCACCGGGCGTGGAGATCGTCGCGGTGGACGCGTCGGCGGGAATGCTGGCGCGGGCCCAGGAGAAGCGCTGGCCGGGCACCGTGCGGTTCGTGCACTCCCGCGCCGAGGACGTCGACGAGGGCACGTTCGACGCGGTGTTCGCCGCCTACCTGGTGCGCAACCTGCCCGACCCGGACTCCACGTTGCGGCACATCGGAAAGCTGCTCAAGCCCGGCGGACGGCTGGTGCTGCACGAGTACTCGGTGCGCGACTCGCTGGTGAGCCGCGCGGTGTGGACGGCGCTGTGCGGCGTGATCGTGCCGGCCGGCTGGGCGGTGACCGGCGACCGGTCGCTCTACACCTACCTGTGGCGCAGCGTGAACGACTTCGACGGCGCTTCGGCACTGCGGGACCGGCTGCGCCGCAACGGTTTCACCGGCGTGCGCAGTGCACCGCTGCCCGGGCTGCAGCTCGGTGTCGTGCACACCTTCCTCGGCCACGCGCCGGAACAGGAGCAGCGGTGA
- a CDS encoding FAD-dependent oxidoreductase, translated as MRDRRAVRVPAPAGRAQFTGDAPVVAVVGGGIAGLAASTLLAERGARVVLCERETYLGGRVGGWSTRLADGSEVTMTRGFHAFFRQYYNLRALLKRVDPAGRALTALPDYPLQHASGHRDSFAGLPTAVPWNALAFLRGSPTFQWRDLPDVNARAALSLLDVSVPRVYRELDGIDAATYLDRIRFPKAAHALAFEVFSRSFFAHPSRMSAAELAVMFHIYFLGSSEGLLFDVAADPFPHGLWEPLGRHLASLGVTLCTGVEVRAVGPGEQKRYSVTIGDGAIEADAVVLAADVPGLRAVVEASPALGDAGWRERVGELRTAPRFLVSRYWLDRPVDADRPGFLGTSGHDLLDNISVLDHYEHEARAWAARTGGSVVELHGYALPSDVDEADARRRLWEQLTEVYPETKGAAVVDERHELREDCPLFAAGGHARRPGVRTPDEFLVMAGDLVRIDLPVALMERAATTGFAAANQAL; from the coding sequence GTGAGGGATCGCAGGGCGGTGCGCGTGCCGGCACCGGCCGGGCGCGCGCAGTTCACCGGCGACGCGCCCGTGGTGGCGGTCGTGGGCGGTGGCATCGCGGGTCTCGCCGCGTCGACGCTGCTCGCCGAACGCGGTGCGCGGGTCGTGCTGTGCGAACGGGAGACCTACCTCGGCGGTCGTGTCGGCGGCTGGAGCACCCGGCTCGCCGACGGCAGCGAGGTCACCATGACCCGCGGCTTCCACGCGTTCTTCCGGCAGTACTACAACCTGCGGGCGCTGCTCAAGCGGGTCGACCCGGCCGGCAGGGCGCTGACCGCGCTGCCGGACTACCCGCTGCAGCACGCCTCCGGGCACCGCGACTCCTTCGCCGGCCTGCCGACCGCCGTGCCGTGGAACGCGCTGGCGTTCCTGCGCGGCAGTCCCACCTTCCAGTGGCGCGACCTGCCGGACGTCAACGCGCGGGCGGCGCTGTCGTTGCTGGACGTGTCGGTGCCGCGGGTGTACCGGGAGCTCGACGGCATCGACGCCGCGACCTACCTGGACCGCATCCGGTTCCCCAAGGCCGCCCACGCGCTGGCGTTCGAGGTGTTCTCCCGCAGCTTCTTCGCCCACCCCAGCCGGATGTCGGCGGCGGAGCTCGCGGTGATGTTCCACATCTACTTCCTGGGTTCCAGCGAGGGCCTGCTGTTCGACGTGGCGGCGGACCCGTTCCCGCACGGCCTGTGGGAACCGCTCGGCCGCCACCTCGCGTCGCTGGGCGTCACCCTGTGCACCGGCGTCGAGGTCCGCGCGGTCGGGCCGGGCGAGCAGAAGCGGTACTCCGTCACCATCGGCGACGGCGCGATCGAGGCGGACGCCGTGGTGCTCGCCGCGGACGTGCCCGGCCTGCGCGCGGTCGTCGAGGCCTCGCCGGCGCTCGGTGACGCGGGCTGGCGGGAGCGGGTCGGCGAGCTGCGCACGGCACCGCGGTTCCTGGTCTCGCGGTACTGGCTGGACCGGCCGGTGGACGCGGACCGGCCGGGGTTCCTCGGCACGAGCGGGCACGACCTGCTCGACAACATCAGCGTGCTCGACCACTACGAGCACGAGGCACGGGCGTGGGCGGCGCGCACCGGCGGGTCGGTGGTGGAGCTGCACGGGTACGCGCTGCCGTCCGATGTGGACGAAGCGGACGCGCGCCGGCGGTTGTGGGAACAGCTGACCGAGGTGTACCCGGAGACCAAGGGCGCCGCCGTGGTGGACGAACGGCACGAGCTGCGAGAGGACTGCCCGCTGTTCGCGGCGGGCGGGCACGCGCGCAGGCCGGGGGTGCGGACGCCGGACGAGTTCCTGGTCATGGCCGGGGACCTGGTGCGGATCGACCTGCCGGTGGCGCTGATGGAACGGGCCGCGACGACGGGGTTCGCGGCGGCGAACCAGGCGTTGTGA
- a CDS encoding cryptochrome/photolyase family protein, translating into MTAQEKTALLLFGDQLGPHFYTGHDEIVLIESATALRRKPYHRQKLHLVLSGMRHLAAEMPDRVTLVRANTYREAIRELNRPLVAYQPGSAAALKMVHDLGVEVRPTPAFALGRDEFTAWAGNRERFRMEDFYHFQRTRFDVLVDGSEPVGGRWNLDTENREPPPRRARLGVPEPWWPDEDDIDAQVRADLDAMDLPAVGRDGPRRFAITRAEALAALEVFLRDRLPHFGPHEDAVLTEDWTMAHSLLSVPLNHGLLHPLEVVYAAEDAHRSGDVPLASAEGFIRQVLGWREYVWQLYWHLGEEYQQRNGFQATEPLPEWWSELRPGGVRAACLRTALQGVRDHGWVHHIQRLMVLGNHALQRGYDPAALNEWFITSFVDGFPWVMPVNVIGMSQHADGGVIATKPYLSGGAYLNRMTDHCGGCWFDPKRRTGERACPFTAGYWAWLDRHEERVRGNRRMVRAVQGLRRLNDLDDVRVQEREREIF; encoded by the coding sequence ATGACCGCCCAGGAGAAGACGGCACTGCTGCTGTTCGGCGACCAGCTCGGCCCGCACTTCTACACCGGCCACGACGAGATCGTGCTGATCGAGTCGGCGACGGCGTTGCGGCGCAAGCCCTACCACCGGCAGAAGCTGCACCTGGTGCTGTCCGGCATGCGGCACCTCGCCGCCGAGATGCCCGACCGGGTCACGCTCGTCCGCGCCAACACCTACCGCGAGGCGATCCGCGAGCTGAACCGCCCGCTCGTCGCGTACCAGCCGGGTTCGGCCGCCGCGCTGAAGATGGTGCACGACCTCGGCGTCGAGGTGCGGCCGACGCCCGCGTTCGCGCTGGGCCGCGACGAGTTCACCGCGTGGGCCGGCAACCGCGAGCGGTTCCGGATGGAGGACTTCTACCACTTCCAGCGCACCCGGTTCGACGTGCTGGTGGACGGCTCCGAACCGGTGGGCGGCCGGTGGAACCTCGACACCGAGAACCGCGAGCCACCACCCAGACGCGCGCGGCTGGGCGTGCCGGAGCCGTGGTGGCCGGACGAGGACGACATCGACGCGCAGGTGCGGGCGGACCTCGACGCGATGGACCTGCCCGCGGTCGGCAGGGACGGTCCGCGCCGGTTCGCCATCACCCGCGCCGAGGCCCTCGCCGCGCTGGAGGTCTTCCTGCGCGACCGGCTCCCGCACTTCGGCCCGCACGAGGACGCCGTGCTCACCGAGGACTGGACGATGGCACATTCGCTGCTGTCGGTGCCGCTCAACCACGGCCTGCTGCACCCGCTCGAGGTCGTCTACGCGGCCGAGGACGCCCATCGGTCCGGTGACGTGCCACTGGCCAGCGCGGAAGGCTTCATCCGGCAGGTGCTCGGCTGGCGTGAGTACGTGTGGCAGCTCTACTGGCACCTCGGCGAGGAGTACCAGCAGCGCAACGGTTTCCAGGCCACGGAACCGCTGCCGGAGTGGTGGTCGGAGCTGCGGCCGGGCGGCGTGCGAGCGGCTTGCCTGCGCACCGCTCTGCAGGGCGTGCGCGATCACGGGTGGGTGCACCACATCCAGCGGTTGATGGTGCTGGGAAACCATGCGCTGCAACGCGGTTATGACCCGGCGGCGCTCAACGAGTGGTTCATCACGTCGTTCGTGGACGGCTTCCCGTGGGTGATGCCGGTGAACGTGATCGGCATGAGCCAGCACGCGGACGGCGGCGTCATCGCGACCAAGCCGTACCTCAGCGGTGGCGCGTACCTGAACCGGATGACCGACCACTGCGGCGGGTGCTGGTTCGACCCGAAGCGGCGCACGGGAGAACGCGCGTGCCCGTTCACGGCGGGCTACTGGGCGTGGCTCGACCGGCACGAGGAACGCGTGCGCGGGAACCGCCGGATGGTGCGGGCCGTGCAGGGGCTGCGCCGGCTGAACGACCTCGACGACGTGCGCGTGCAGGAACGCGAGCGCGAGATCTTCTGA
- a CDS encoding MerR family transcriptional regulator has product MTYAPRAVAAMLGVSPVTLRTWDQRYGLGPSVRTRGGHRRYQDEDVEVLRRMVALTGQGVAPAAAAELAQREPARPHPRGRAQLREDEAESARRGFVTAAKRLDEPLMLDLAGKLLTGHGVVAAWDQVFAPCLVELGHMVAERGRGVEVEHLASSSLLHALRSVPPTGSSGVLAALLSCAPEEQHGLALEALGAALSEEDVRWRNLGARVPARALCDAVLRLRPAVALVWAHRADIAEQVPLAELVAGSGAEIAVAGPGWAGLALPSSVRTPHTLTDAIRLVVSRVRG; this is encoded by the coding sequence GTGACGTACGCACCGCGTGCCGTCGCCGCCATGCTCGGCGTCTCCCCTGTCACGCTGAGGACGTGGGACCAGCGCTACGGGCTCGGGCCCTCGGTGCGCACCAGGGGTGGTCACCGCCGCTACCAGGACGAGGACGTCGAGGTCCTACGCAGGATGGTCGCGCTGACCGGCCAGGGGGTCGCCCCCGCCGCCGCGGCCGAGCTGGCCCAGCGCGAACCGGCACGACCACACCCCCGCGGAAGGGCGCAGCTCCGAGAGGACGAGGCCGAGTCGGCCAGGCGCGGGTTCGTCACGGCCGCGAAACGCCTGGACGAACCGCTGATGCTGGACCTCGCCGGAAAGCTGCTCACCGGCCACGGCGTGGTCGCCGCGTGGGACCAGGTCTTCGCGCCGTGCCTGGTGGAGCTCGGGCACATGGTGGCCGAACGCGGCCGTGGCGTGGAGGTCGAGCACCTGGCGAGCTCGAGCCTGCTGCACGCCCTGCGCTCGGTGCCGCCGACGGGCAGTTCCGGGGTGCTGGCGGCGCTGCTGTCGTGTGCACCGGAAGAGCAGCACGGGCTCGCGTTGGAGGCGCTCGGTGCGGCACTGTCCGAAGAGGACGTGCGGTGGCGCAACCTCGGCGCACGGGTGCCCGCGCGGGCGTTGTGCGACGCCGTGCTGCGGTTGCGGCCGGCGGTAGCGCTGGTCTGGGCGCACCGGGCGGACATCGCCGAGCAGGTGCCGCTCGCGGAGCTCGTCGCGGGATCCGGGGCGGAGATCGCCGTCGCGGGGCCGGGGTGGGCGGGGCTGGCGCTGCCGTCGTCCGTGCGCACACCGCACACGCTGACCGATGCGATCCGGCTCGTGGTCTCCCGCGTGCGCGGCTGA
- a CDS encoding WhiB family transcriptional regulator, with product MPELSRLPRPVAESWDWQLSGLCRGMDSAYFFHTPNERGAARDQREAAAKAICQRCPVMEKCRSHALEVHETFGVWGGLGESELRAILSERARRR from the coding sequence ATGCCCGAATTGTCTCGTTTGCCCCGACCAGTCGCCGAGTCGTGGGACTGGCAGCTGTCCGGCCTGTGCCGCGGCATGGACAGCGCGTACTTCTTCCACACGCCCAATGAACGCGGTGCCGCCCGCGACCAGCGCGAAGCCGCGGCGAAGGCGATCTGCCAGCGGTGCCCCGTCATGGAGAAGTGCCGGTCACACGCGTTGGAGGTGCACGAGACCTTCGGCGTGTGGGGTGGGCTGGGCGAGAGTGAGCTGAGGGCGATCCTCTCCGAACGCGCCCGCCGGCGGTGA
- a CDS encoding DUF5914 domain-containing protein — translation MGKSMRDRIPLRIYSSPPWREQRPTWQDAKPALIEAALKRATARPSGNWFVAGASRDVVRGKVCGRTIAGQEIVLWRGPHDVLMAGSGSCPHLGAPLCDGAVAEGKLICRWHGLALDGTRFGAWTPYPAHDDGVLVWVRLDGVGGEDPLPAPVLPDRPPADAIDAVATLIGRCDPEDVVANRLDPWHGAWFHPYSFANLNVLETPTDADDKFLVEVTFRLAGKVGVPVVAAFSCPEPRTVVMHIVEGEGQGSVVETHATPIREGRTAVVEATIAHSDRPGFAYARPAAGALRPVMRWAAARLWRDDLEYAERRYALRRNGRFPD, via the coding sequence ATGGGGAAGTCGATGCGCGACCGCATCCCGCTGCGGATCTACTCCAGCCCGCCGTGGCGTGAGCAGCGCCCGACGTGGCAGGACGCCAAACCCGCGCTGATCGAGGCGGCGCTCAAGCGCGCCACGGCCCGTCCGTCCGGCAACTGGTTCGTCGCGGGTGCGAGCAGGGACGTCGTGCGCGGCAAGGTCTGCGGGCGCACGATCGCGGGCCAGGAGATCGTCCTGTGGCGGGGGCCGCACGACGTGCTGATGGCCGGGTCCGGGTCGTGCCCGCACCTCGGCGCACCGCTGTGCGACGGCGCCGTGGCCGAGGGCAAGCTCATCTGCCGGTGGCACGGTCTCGCGCTCGACGGCACGCGGTTCGGCGCGTGGACGCCCTACCCGGCCCACGACGACGGCGTGCTGGTGTGGGTGCGGCTCGACGGGGTCGGAGGCGAGGACCCGTTGCCGGCGCCGGTGCTGCCGGACCGCCCGCCGGCGGACGCGATCGACGCGGTGGCCACGCTGATCGGCCGGTGCGATCCCGAGGACGTCGTCGCGAACCGGCTGGATCCGTGGCACGGCGCGTGGTTCCACCCGTACTCGTTCGCGAACCTGAACGTGCTGGAGACGCCCACCGACGCCGACGACAAGTTCCTGGTCGAGGTCACCTTCCGGCTGGCGGGCAAGGTCGGCGTGCCGGTGGTGGCGGCGTTCAGCTGCCCGGAGCCGCGCACGGTCGTCATGCACATCGTCGAGGGCGAGGGCCAGGGCAGCGTCGTGGAGACGCACGCGACCCCGATCAGGGAAGGCAGGACCGCGGTCGTCGAGGCCACCATCGCGCACTCCGACCGGCCCGGGTTCGCGTACGCGCGGCCGGCGGCGGGTGCGTTGCGGCCGGTCATGCGGTGGGCGGCGGCCCGGTTGTGGCGCGATGACCTGGAATACGCCGAACGCAGGTACGCCTTGCGGCGGAACGGGCGCTTCCCCGACTAG
- a CDS encoding phytoene/squalene synthase family protein codes for MSADRELDAAGIATPALRDAYRRCRELNAQHGRTYYLATRLLSAEQRPAVHALYGFARWVDDVVDDLHSGLDEKNAVLTAIEARLTAALESGTTDDPVLTALLDTVRRYDIPVQHFHDFMTSMRMDLTVTDYPTFADLKVYVHGSAAVIGLQVLPVLGTSVPREEAEPAAAALGVAFQLTNFIRDVGEDLDRDRVYLPADELEAFGVDRERLLHARKVGRADEKVRAALRDQVQRAKKVYAQAWPGIAMLAPRSRPCVLTAYRLYGRILDLVEDADCDVLSRRVVVSNGRRLAVALPALARAVFARAA; via the coding sequence ATGTCCGCAGACCGGGAGCTCGACGCCGCCGGCATCGCCACACCTGCATTGCGTGATGCCTACCGCCGGTGCCGGGAGCTCAACGCCCAGCACGGCCGCACCTACTACTTGGCGACGAGGCTGCTCAGCGCCGAACAACGCCCGGCAGTGCACGCGCTGTACGGGTTCGCCCGCTGGGTGGACGACGTGGTCGACGACCTCCACAGTGGACTCGACGAGAAGAACGCCGTGCTCACCGCGATCGAGGCGCGGCTGACCGCGGCACTGGAGAGCGGCACCACCGACGACCCGGTGCTCACGGCGCTGCTCGACACGGTGCGCCGCTACGACATCCCGGTGCAGCACTTCCACGACTTCATGACCTCGATGCGGATGGACCTCACCGTCACCGACTACCCGACTTTCGCGGATCTAAAGGTCTACGTGCACGGTTCCGCGGCGGTGATCGGGTTGCAGGTGCTGCCGGTGCTCGGCACCAGCGTGCCGCGCGAGGAGGCCGAACCCGCAGCGGCCGCGCTCGGGGTGGCCTTCCAGCTCACGAACTTCATCCGCGACGTGGGCGAGGACCTCGACCGTGACCGGGTCTACCTGCCTGCGGACGAGCTGGAGGCGTTCGGCGTGGACCGCGAACGGCTGCTGCACGCCAGGAAGGTCGGTCGCGCGGACGAGAAGGTGCGGGCCGCGTTGCGCGACCAGGTGCAACGCGCGAAGAAGGTGTATGCGCAGGCTTGGCCGGGTATCGCGATGCTTGCGCCCCGATCGCGGCCTTGTGTGTTGACCGCCTATCGGCTCTACGGACGGATTCTCGACCTGGTGGAGGACGCCGACTGCGACGTGCTGTCGCGCCGGGTCGTCGTGTCCAACGGCAGGCGGCTCGCGGTCGCGCTCCCGGCGCTGGCACGGGCGGTGTTCGCCCGTGCGGCCTGA
- a CDS encoding polyprenyl synthetase family protein, with protein MSLLTSVDTRLSRVDDFSALFDAALHEFLANRPDVAPELAAELREMVRAGGKRMRPRFAWEGWRAAGGGGDEDVVVRALVALELLQCCALVHDDVMDRSTVRRGRPTVHEVFMMRHRRSRWAGSARQYGDSAAVLVGDLALAWADDALVTAGLSGAALQRAWVPWQAMRVEMMAGQHLDLLGVARREESLEQALRVAALKTAAYTVERPLHLGAALADAGPDVVACLREFGRDVGVAFQLRDDLIGVFGDPAVTGKPVGEDLREGKRTALMALALSRATNGSAAVLRRALAGPVNDALVERVCGLLVEIGAVDAVEEHIDVLVTSGLAALDRTALDPEAKRELVKLAGKATVRKA; from the coding sequence ATGTCGCTGCTGACCAGCGTGGACACCCGTTTGTCGCGGGTGGACGACTTCTCCGCCCTGTTCGACGCGGCGTTGCACGAGTTCCTCGCGAACCGTCCGGACGTCGCGCCGGAACTGGCGGCGGAGCTGCGCGAGATGGTGCGCGCCGGTGGCAAGAGGATGCGGCCGCGCTTCGCCTGGGAGGGCTGGCGTGCCGCCGGTGGTGGTGGGGACGAGGACGTGGTGGTGCGCGCGCTCGTCGCGTTGGAGCTGTTGCAGTGCTGTGCGTTGGTGCACGACGACGTGATGGACCGGTCGACCGTGCGCCGTGGCCGGCCGACCGTGCACGAGGTGTTCATGATGCGCCACCGCCGGTCGCGGTGGGCCGGAAGTGCCCGCCAGTACGGCGACTCGGCAGCGGTGCTCGTCGGCGACCTCGCCCTGGCCTGGGCGGACGACGCGCTGGTGACCGCGGGGCTGTCCGGTGCCGCGCTGCAGCGCGCGTGGGTGCCGTGGCAGGCGATGCGGGTGGAGATGATGGCCGGTCAGCACCTCGACCTGCTGGGCGTTGCGCGCCGCGAGGAGTCGCTGGAGCAGGCGTTGCGGGTGGCGGCGCTCAAGACCGCCGCCTACACCGTGGAACGGCCGCTGCACCTCGGCGCCGCGCTCGCGGACGCCGGTCCCGACGTGGTGGCCTGCCTGCGCGAGTTCGGCCGGGACGTCGGGGTGGCGTTTCAGCTGCGCGATGACCTGATCGGTGTGTTCGGCGACCCGGCGGTCACCGGCAAACCGGTCGGCGAGGACCTGCGCGAGGGCAAGCGGACGGCGTTGATGGCGCTGGCGTTGTCCCGCGCCACGAACGGGTCCGCGGCGGTGCTGCGGCGCGCTCTCGCCGGGCCGGTGAACGACGCGCTGGTCGAGCGGGTGTGCGGGCTGCTGGTCGAGATCGGCGCGGTGGACGCGGTGGAGGAGCACATCGACGTGCTGGTGACGAGCGGGCTCGCGGCGCTGGACCGCACCGCGCTCGACCCCGAGGCGAAACGCGAGCTGGTCAAGCTGGCCGGCAAGGCCACCGTGCGGAAGGCGTGA